A genome region from Lytechinus pictus isolate F3 Inbred chromosome 14, Lp3.0, whole genome shotgun sequence includes the following:
- the LOC135156650 gene encoding uncharacterized protein LOC135156650, giving the protein MTTTTAPQTSIDVMVKPPMITRKSRQYQTAVERWSSLRQNSTRSFDRLNLRNKYEEDRLVQKHRDISELSDAQLKELFRIKNEMRVALVDIARSKRQYSSKESEFESRLRCGNQSPIFKMEYRRLRKKQVELGKLCEQLQGPNSKLLASNLTTELKAVDAKATKEALRGESKYKSKWLAPLKAMAKAQQDSADGGAVAGTTQEKPAGNDFANLVKMVHKQFKKASISAIKESAQASDIKSEKTQELNTSIKSILPDSNPGQPKTATESPKLLEISVPQNESKDVQSRPDSRPPPKGLIPISSAISLLASSPTQSTEEPIAAKRKRRLRKDTNRTLPTVPEVSERATPKTAVPKAPEPPVKPKPRKNKKQKASSVVMKGMHKGTHAHVSRTESANRRDRMMKKRLSDLATRTKEDIANRRSISPHEEALNSIHQVEVVARLQLARSKVGITLPEMRTEKGKHKTRTSRDQTSISLPPVNVEGRLLRELKEQRRKHKSQSTGLPKLP; this is encoded by the coding sequence ATGACTACGACGACGGCACCACAGACATCAATTGACGTCATGGTTAAACCGCCGATGATAACTCGGAAATCCAGACAATACCAGACAGCCGTAGAAAGATGGAGCTCCCTTCGCCAGAACAGCACTCGCTCCTTTGATCGCCTCAATCTCAGAAATAAGTACGAGGAGGATCGGCTTGTACAGAAGCACAGGGATATCAGTGAGCTGAGCGACGCGCAACTCAAAGAACTGTTCCGTATCAAGAACGAGATGCGCGTAGCTCTCGTCGACATTGCGCGTAGCAAACGTCAGTACAGTAGCAAAGAATCCGAATTCGAGAGCCGCCTACGTTGTGGGAACCAATCCCCGATCTTCAAGATGGAGTACAGAAGGCTAAGAAAGAAACAGGTGGAGTTGGGGAAACTCTGCGAACAGCTGCAGGGCCCGAATTCGAAACTCCTCGCGTCGAATCTCACCACTGAGCTGAAGGCCGTGGACGCGAAAGCAACAAAGGAAGCCTTGCGTGGAGAGTCCAAGTATAAAAGCAAATGGCTAGCTCCACTTAAGGCTATGGCCAAGGCACAGCAAGACTCCGCTGATGGTGGCGCTGTAGCAGGGACAACCCAAGAAAAACCAGCTGGAAATGACTTTGCGAATCTGGTCAAAATGGTACATAAACAATTCAAGAAGGCTTCCATCTCAGCGATCAAAGAGTCTGCCCAAGCATCAGATATAAAAAGCGAAAAAACACAAGAATTGAACACATCAATTAAATCTATACTACCTGATTCCAATCCAGGACAACCAAAGACGGCCACGGAATCACCAAAACTTCTTGAAATTTCTGTGCCGCAAAACGAAAGCAAAGATGTACAGTCACGTCCCGACAGCCGTCCTCCACCAAAAGGCTTGATCCCCATATCATCCGCTATCTCCCTTCTGGCAAGCTCCCCCACACAGAGCACCGAAGAACCAATCGCGGCAAAACGGAAAAGGCGATTACGAAAGGACACCAACAGGACCTTACCCACTGTACCGGAAGTGAGCGAACGCGCGACACCGAAAACGGCGGTACCGAAAGCACCCGAACCTCCAGTGAAACCAAAACCTAGAAAGAACAAAAAGCAGAAAGCGAGCTCAGTTGTTATGAAAGGAATGCACAAAGGAACGCATGCACACGTCTCAAGAACAGAGTCAGCTAATCGCAGGGACCGAATGATGAAGAAGCGATTGTCCGACCTAGCAACGAGGACTAAAGAAGACATTGCCAACAGAAGAAGTATCAGTCCTCACGAGGAGGCTCTGAACAGTATCCATCAGGTGGAAGTTGTGGCGCGTCTTCAGCTTGCTCGATCCAAGGTCGGGATCACACTTCCTGAGATGCGAACGGAGAAGGGTAAACACAAAACCCGTACATCAAGAGATCAAACATCCATCAGTCTTCCACCTGTCAACGTAGAGGGCAGGCTATTGAGGGAACTGAAAGAACAGAGAAGAAAGCACAAAAGTCAATCAACGGGGCTCCCAAAATTACCTTGA
- the LOC129276753 gene encoding uncharacterized protein LOC129276753 produces the protein MTTTTAPQTSIDVMVKPPMITRKSRQYQTAVERWSSLRQNSTRSFDRLNLRNKYEEDRLVQKHRDISELSDAQLKELFRIKNEMRVALVDIARSKRQYSSKESEFESRLRCGNQSPIFKMEYRRLRKKQVELGKLCEQLQGPNSKLLASNLTTELKAVDAKATKEALRGEAKYKSKWLAPLKAMAKAQQDSADGGTVAGTTQEKPAGNDFANLVKMVHKQFKKASISAIKESAQASDIKSENTQELNTSIKSILPDSNPGQPKTATESPKLLKISVPQNESKDEKSRPDSRPPPKGLIPISSAISLLASSPTQSTEEPIAAKRKRRLRKDTDRTLPTVPEVSERATPKTAVPKTPEPPVKPKPRKNKKQKARSVVMKGMHKGTDAHVSRTESANRRDRMMKKRLSDLATRTKEDIANRRSISPHEEALNSIHQVEVVARLQLARSKVGITLPEMRTEKGRHKTRTSRDQTSISLPPVNVEGRLLRELKEQRRKHKSQSTGLPKLP, from the coding sequence ATGACTACGACGACGGCACCACAGACATCAATTGACGTCATGGTTAAACCGCCGATGATAACTCGGAAATCCAGACAATACCAGACAGCCGTAGAAAGATGGAGCTCCCTTCGCCAGAACAGCACTCGCTCCTTTGATCGCCTCAATCTCAGAAATAAGTACGAGGAGGATCGGCTTGTACAGAAGCACAGGGATATCAGTGAGCTGAGCGACGCGCAACTCAAAGAACTGTTCCGTATCAAGAACGAGATGCGCGTAGCTCTCGTCGACATTGCGCGTAGCAAACGTCAGTACAGTAGCAAAGAATCCGAATTCGAGAGCCGCCTACGTTGTGGGAACCAATCCCCGATCTTCAAGATGGAGTACAGAAGGCTAAGAAAGAAACAGGTGGAGTTGGGGAAACTCTGCGAACAGCTGCAGGGCCCGAATTCGAAACTCCTCGCGTCGAATCTCACCACTGAGCTGAAGGCCGTGGACGCGAAAGCAACAAAGGAAGCCTTGCGTGGAGAGGCCAAGTATAAAAGCAAATGGCTAGCCCCACTTAAGGCTATGGCCAAGGCACAGCAAGACTCCGCTGATGGTGGCACTGTAGCAGGGACAACCCAAGAAAAACCAGCTGGAAATGACTTTGCGAATCTGGTCAAAATGGTACATAAACAATTCAAGAAGGCTTCCATCTCGGCGATCAAAGAGTCTGCCCAAGCGTCAGATATAAAAAGCGAAAACACACAAGAATTGAACACATCAATTAAATCCATACTACCTGATTCCAATCCAGGACAACCAAAGACGGCCACGGAATCACCAAAACTTCTTAAAATTTCTGTGCCGCAAAACGAAAGCAAAGATGAAAAGTCACGTCCCGACAGCCGTCCTCCACCAAAAGGCTTGATCCCCATATCATCCGCTATCTCCCTTCTGGCAAGCTCCCCCACACAGAGCACCGAAGAACCAATCGCGGCAAAACGGAAAAGGCGATTACGAAAGGACACCGACAGGACATTACCCACTGTACCGGAAGTGAGCGAACGCGCGACACCGAAAACGGCGGTACCGAAAACACCCGAACCTCCAGTGAAACCAAAACCTAGAAAGAACAAAAAGCAgaaagcgcgctcagttgttATGAAAGGAATGCACAAAGGAACGGATGCACACGTCTCAAGAACAGAGTCAGCTAATCGTAGGGACCGAATGATGAAGAAGCGATTGTCCGACCTAGCAACGAGGACTAAAGAAGACATTGCCAACAGAAGAAGTATCAGTCCTCACGAGGAGGCTCTGAACAGTATCCATCAGGTGGAAGTTGTGGCGCGTCTTCAGCTTGCTAGATCCAAGGTCGGGATCACACTTCCTGAGATGCGAACGGAGAAGGGTAGACACAAAACCCGTACATCAAGAGATCAAACATCCATCAGTCTTCCACCTGTCAACGTAGAGGGCAGGCTATTGAGGGAACTGAAAGAACAGAGAAGAAAGCACAAAAGTCAATCAACGGGGCTCCCAAAATTACCTTGA